A genomic segment from Nicotiana tabacum cultivar K326 chromosome 7, ASM71507v2, whole genome shotgun sequence encodes:
- the LOC107803072 gene encoding glyoxylase I 4-like, giving the protein MGKEIVKAELGEETNFNWPSDSSSTTSSSSDNEETRMPLLALNHVSYVCKSVPTSVQFYEQVLGFVLIQRPSSFDFEGAWLFNHGIGIHLLGKEDAESKKGKINPKDNHISFQCSDMDLSIQRLDEMKIEYVTATVKEGGVTVDQLFFHDPDGNMIEICNCQNIPILPLSSCPLKKFNKYPTFNQTMPNSFHGNGTSKMNCLGEMEYLMLENLAMNMIDISF; this is encoded by the exons ATGGGAAAAGAGATAGTGAAAGCAGAATTAGGTGAGGAGACAAATTTCAACTGGCCATCAGATTCATCGTCAACGACATCATCCTCATCTGATAATGAGGAAACAAGGATGCCTTTGTTAGCACTGAACCATGTTTCCTATGTCTGCAAGTCTGTTCCTACAAGTGTCCAATTCTATGAGCAAGTTCTTGGTTTTGTTCTAATCCAGAGGCCCTCTTCCTTCGACTTTGAAGGAGCTTG GTTGTTCAACCACGGGATTGGAATACATTTACTAGGAAAAGAAGATGCAGAGTCAAAGAAGGGAAAGATAAACCCAAAAGATAACCACATTTCATTCCAATGTTCGGATATGGACCTCAGTATTCAAAGATTGGATGAAATGAAGATTGAGTATGTTACAGCAACTGTAAAAGAAGGTGGAGTCACTGTGGATCAACTCTTCTTCCACGACCCAGATGGAAACATGATTGAGATATGCAATTGTCAAAATATACCAATTCTTCCACTTTCCTCTTGTCCTCTCAAGAAGTTCAACAAATATCCAACTTTCAACCAAACCATGCCTAATTCTTTTCACG GGAATGGAACCAGTAAGATGAATTGCTTAGGAGAAATGGAATATCTGATGTTGGAGAACTTAGCCATGAATATGATTGACATTTCATTTTGA